The following are encoded together in the Anaerostipes caccae L1-92 genome:
- a CDS encoding DUF805 domain-containing protein: MINAYKAYWKRYFDFKGRTSRSNFWWAILGQFIVSIVVGFLARMLDTNAVNSLWSLITFIPGLSLNVRRLHDVDHSGWLVLLAYIPIILFMVSLTLTTASLLMNAEAASGTRKREKLQNFSLFLYNVRYSMIVLDIICSGNLEVTRNSLIA, translated from the coding sequence ATGATAAACGCTTATAAAGCGTATTGGAAACGCTATTTCGATTTTAAAGGAAGGACATCCCGTTCTAATTTCTGGTGGGCAATCCTGGGACAGTTTATTGTATCAATCGTTGTTGGTTTTCTTGCAAGGATGTTAGATACAAACGCTGTTAACTCGTTGTGGTCACTGATCACTTTTATCCCCGGACTGTCATTGAATGTACGCCGTCTGCATGACGTAGACCATTCAGGTTGGTTGGTTTTGCTTGCATATATACCGATCATTTTATTTATGGTCAGCTTAACCTTGACAACCGCATCCTTGCTGATGAATGCGGAAGCTGCTTCCGGAACAAGAAAGAGAGAAAAGCTACAAAACTTTTCTCTCTTTCTCTATAATGTCAGATACTCTATGATTGTCCTTGATATAATCTGCAGCGGCAACCTGGAAGTAACAAGAAATTCCTTAATAGCATAA
- a CDS encoding ABC transporter substrate-binding protein, producing the protein MRTQKLKFITVILVLAALAALLAGCSGKKDQTDKKEDSKTITVTDAKGKVEIPADPKRIVDISGNSDILSILGYSVVGTANSDAYDYTKFPSYLEKKLSGAEILGYSMQDKMDVEKILALKPDLIIISSVQEKMYQQLSKAAPTVMLKLAQTDWKEDVLKVADIMQKKEKAEAWLADYKKKAREKGKEIKKSYGKNKSYLSILASGGQIFVYDKAGIGSILYEDMGLKRPKGLPEQKDISLPVVSYEGLASIEADYILAIGTKDDMAALKKNSVWKELPAVKKGHVAELPASPYFNQGYSSIGRLSFLDEVNGLMEKMNE; encoded by the coding sequence ATGAGAACGCAAAAATTAAAGTTCATTACAGTCATTTTAGTTCTGGCAGCCCTGGCAGCATTGCTGGCGGGATGCTCAGGAAAAAAAGATCAGACAGATAAAAAAGAGGATTCAAAAACCATCACTGTGACAGATGCCAAAGGAAAGGTTGAAATACCTGCAGATCCAAAGAGAATCGTTGATATCAGCGGAAACAGTGATATCCTCTCTATCCTCGGTTATTCTGTAGTCGGAACCGCCAACTCAGATGCGTATGACTATACAAAGTTTCCGTCTTATTTAGAAAAGAAGCTATCCGGGGCTGAGATCCTGGGCTACAGTATGCAGGACAAAATGGACGTTGAGAAGATTCTTGCGTTAAAGCCTGACCTGATTATTATTTCCTCAGTACAGGAAAAAATGTATCAGCAGCTTTCCAAAGCGGCTCCTACAGTAATGCTGAAGCTGGCTCAGACAGACTGGAAAGAAGATGTGCTCAAGGTAGCCGATATCATGCAGAAAAAAGAGAAAGCCGAAGCATGGCTTGCAGACTATAAGAAAAAGGCCCGGGAAAAGGGAAAAGAAATCAAAAAATCCTACGGAAAGAATAAAAGCTACCTTTCCATCCTTGCCAGTGGAGGCCAGATCTTTGTGTATGACAAGGCCGGGATAGGAAGTATTTTATATGAAGATATGGGATTAAAAAGACCGAAAGGACTGCCGGAGCAGAAGGATATCAGCCTTCCGGTAGTATCATATGAAGGGCTGGCGTCCATTGAGGCAGATTATATTCTTGCCATAGGAACCAAAGATGATATGGCAGCGTTAAAGAAAAACTCTGTGTGGAAAGAACTTCCTGCCGTGAAGAAGGGACATGTGGCAGAGCTTCCCGCAAGCCCTTACTTTAATCAGGGATACAGTTCCATCGGGCGTCTCTCATTTTTGGATGAAGTGAATGGTTTAATGGAGAAGATGAATGAGTAA
- a CDS encoding FecCD family ABC transporter permease, giving the protein MSKRVSVFAAVSVILLITGVLLAVSLGAKRLPFETVASALFKGGDSLDIKLIREVRLPRAIAAVLTGGMLASAGAVMQGVTRNPLAEPSIMGMTQGASLAVAAASVIPAVSGLFGLTASALIGAFLGGILVLGFCLRTTNLSVSRLLLAGTALGTFFLSLSSLIGILGNRSQELAFWVAGGFKSITWGHVWLLLFAGGISLILFFFLAGSINILSLGDEAATGLGVRPERIRLWSILLLIPVCAVCVASAGNIAFVGLVIPHMIRKIFDNDYRRMIPLSFLGGSVLMVWADLAARLANQPYETPVGLFTSILGVPVFLWLIRKEQSR; this is encoded by the coding sequence ATGAGTAAAAGGGTTTCTGTGTTTGCCGCAGTTTCCGTTATCCTTTTGATAACTGGAGTGCTGCTGGCTGTTTCCCTTGGAGCAAAGAGGCTGCCGTTTGAAACGGTGGCCTCGGCGCTCTTTAAAGGAGGGGATTCACTGGATATAAAATTGATCAGGGAAGTCAGGCTGCCTAGGGCCATCGCCGCTGTTTTGACAGGAGGGATGCTTGCCAGTGCGGGCGCTGTGATGCAGGGAGTGACCAGGAATCCTCTGGCCGAGCCGTCCATCATGGGAATGACGCAGGGGGCGTCCCTGGCTGTGGCAGCTGCAAGTGTAATACCGGCAGTATCCGGTCTTTTTGGTTTGACAGCATCGGCCCTCATAGGTGCTTTTCTTGGCGGGATTCTTGTGCTTGGATTTTGCCTGCGAACGACAAATTTAAGTGTCTCAAGGCTTCTGCTGGCGGGGACAGCCCTGGGAACTTTTTTTCTATCGTTATCCTCCCTGATCGGGATTCTGGGAAATCGTTCACAGGAGCTTGCGTTTTGGGTAGCGGGAGGATTTAAGTCTATCACATGGGGTCATGTGTGGCTTTTACTATTTGCAGGAGGGATTTCTTTGATTCTGTTTTTCTTTCTGGCAGGCAGCATTAACATCCTGAGCCTTGGAGATGAGGCGGCCACAGGACTGGGTGTCCGTCCTGAAAGGATCAGGCTTTGGTCGATTCTTCTGCTGATTCCGGTTTGTGCCGTCTGTGTGGCCAGCGCAGGAAATATCGCCTTTGTTGGATTGGTCATTCCCCACATGATAAGAAAGATATTCGACAATGACTACAGAAGAATGATACCGTTGTCTTTCTTAGGCGGAAGTGTGCTGATGGTATGGGCGGACCTGGCCGCGCGTCTGGCAAACCAGCCATATGAGACTCCGGTAGGGCTGTTTACCTCTATATTAGGTGTGCCAGTATTTCTGTGGCTGATTAGAAAGGAGCAAAGCAGATGA
- a CDS encoding FecCD family ABC transporter permease, with amino-acid sequence MKKRQRTVVALVVFLFLVVFVGALMYGSYSMTAKDVVMTLFGKGDGMQNIAVLDLRLPRAVTAVLTGAALSVSGCILQSVTKNDLAEPGIIGINAGAALAVVLLISVKSTSYYTALGFGTVLLMPIAAAAGAFISFLCIYLLARDNGSVRPVKMILAGIGVNTGINALITLYQLNMSKGDYNQALAWIGGSLWGSSWMYVAMTAPIIIVLILIVFYKNRTLDVMDLGDELAMGLGVQVERERKIFLVLAVCLAACATSVAGNIAFAGLIGPHLAKRLVGPVHKRQIPAAACLSSILVLGADTLARNLFSPLEIPAGIMISLIGVPYFVYLLMKER; translated from the coding sequence ATGAAAAAAAGGCAGCGTACAGTAGTGGCCCTGGTGGTGTTCTTGTTTCTGGTCGTGTTTGTGGGAGCCTTAATGTATGGAAGCTACTCCATGACGGCAAAAGATGTTGTAATGACGCTTTTCGGCAAAGGGGACGGCATGCAGAATATCGCTGTACTTGATCTGCGGCTCCCAAGAGCAGTGACAGCGGTTCTAACCGGAGCTGCATTATCTGTCTCAGGCTGTATTTTGCAGAGTGTCACCAAAAATGATCTTGCAGAGCCCGGGATCATCGGTATCAATGCAGGCGCGGCACTAGCGGTTGTGCTTTTGATTTCTGTAAAGAGCACCAGCTATTATACGGCACTGGGCTTTGGCACTGTTCTGCTCATGCCCATAGCGGCAGCGGCTGGTGCTTTTATAAGCTTTCTGTGTATTTATCTTCTGGCCAGGGATAATGGGAGTGTGAGGCCTGTAAAAATGATCTTGGCAGGTATTGGTGTCAACACAGGAATCAATGCCCTGATCACTCTTTATCAGCTGAACATGTCAAAAGGAGACTATAATCAGGCTCTGGCATGGATTGGCGGCAGCCTGTGGGGCAGCAGCTGGATGTATGTTGCCATGACTGCGCCCATTATCATTGTGCTGATCCTCATTGTCTTTTACAAAAACAGAACGCTGGATGTGATGGATCTGGGTGATGAGCTGGCTATGGGATTAGGGGTTCAAGTGGAGAGAGAAAGAAAGATTTTCCTTGTTCTCGCAGTCTGTCTGGCTGCCTGTGCCACTTCTGTGGCCGGGAATATTGCATTTGCCGGACTGATCGGACCGCATTTAGCAAAACGTCTCGTGGGGCCTGTGCACAAAAGACAGATTCCTGCGGCAGCATGTTTAAGCAGTATTTTAGTTTTGGGAGCGGATACACTTGCGAGGAATCTGTTTTCACCGCTGGAAATACCAGCGGGTATCATGATCTCCCTGATCGGAGTGCCATATTTTGTTTATCTCCTGATGAAAGAAAGGTAA
- a CDS encoding PTS glucitol/sorbitol transporter subunit IIB → MKPSVTITKGSSGWGGPLTVYETETRKVVASVTGGSIHPLAEKIASLLGVPVVDAFNNKVEPDTIIIAVVDCGGTLRCGVYPKMGVKTIDIHPISPSGPLSKYIKEDNFVSGTTLDCITQSGEAAPSEPEVSGQAVPDLAEAEGKESSPAPGGNQFFNFITSMGRGIGSIVNVFYQAGRDTLDIVLKNILPFMIFVSIMVGIINYTGIGDLLANAIKPLAGSLPGLLGLSVFCAIPFLSPVLGPGAVIAQVVGVLLGVEIGKGTIPIAYSLPALFAINSQVGCDFVPVALTLAEAEDDTVSAGVPAMLFTRLVTGPAAVLVAYLLSFGLYS, encoded by the coding sequence ATGAAACCATCTGTAACGATCACAAAAGGCTCCAGCGGATGGGGCGGGCCATTGACTGTCTATGAAACGGAAACCAGGAAAGTCGTCGCTTCTGTCACCGGAGGCTCCATTCATCCTCTGGCTGAAAAAATCGCATCGCTGCTTGGCGTCCCGGTAGTGGATGCCTTTAACAATAAAGTGGAACCCGACACCATCATCATCGCAGTGGTAGACTGCGGTGGGACACTCCGGTGCGGTGTTTATCCGAAAATGGGAGTCAAGACCATCGATATCCACCCCATCTCCCCGTCCGGGCCACTCAGCAAATATATTAAAGAAGATAATTTTGTATCCGGCACTACGCTGGACTGTATTACCCAAAGCGGCGAGGCTGCCCCTTCTGAACCTGAAGTATCCGGACAGGCTGTCCCGGATCTGGCTGAGGCTGAGGGAAAAGAATCCTCCCCCGCCCCTGGAGGAAATCAATTTTTTAACTTTATTACCAGCATGGGCCGCGGCATCGGAAGTATTGTAAACGTATTTTATCAGGCAGGCCGGGATACCCTGGACATTGTCCTGAAAAACATTTTGCCGTTCATGATCTTCGTCAGCATCATGGTTGGTATCATCAACTATACCGGCATCGGCGATCTCCTGGCAAATGCCATCAAACCATTGGCCGGAAGTCTTCCAGGCCTTCTGGGGTTGTCCGTTTTCTGTGCCATTCCGTTCCTGTCCCCGGTCCTTGGACCCGGTGCGGTGATCGCACAGGTGGTAGGTGTACTCCTCGGTGTAGAGATCGGGAAAGGAACCATTCCCATCGCTTATTCTCTTCCTGCACTGTTTGCCATCAACTCTCAGGTAGGATGTGATTTTGTACCTGTAGCGCTGACCCTGGCGGAAGCTGAGGACGATACCGTGAGCGCCGGAGTACCCGCCATGCTCTTTACGAGACTTGTCACAGGACCTGCGGCTGTACTTGTAGCCTATCTGTTGAGTTTCGGGCTTTACAGTTAA
- a CDS encoding MFS transporter encodes MSIRGNKANFVIIAAGQMISLFGSAIQRFCMSLYVLELTGSPGIFATILSISMLPYVLLAPVAGNITDSFSKKKIMVCTDIFSGIVISCYAVFLFSGHDRPAVIAVTMILLSSASTVYSPAVTASIPLSVSAKQLYRANGIVQQIGSAANFAGPVIAGMLYGFLGIRWIVVLNAISFFASALMEGFLHLPEKKSGSKNKISFLNSVNEMYQGFLYLKKCQTIVLRIIFSYGLSNLFIVPVFSVAAPHFVKNVLGFSSEVYGSVEGITVLGMITGGVLIGVFPKSFSMAVIHRVLYLMPVSFLFMCLTGFVSQSPLMNLCAFGAGGFVVMLSLGLSNVISLTYMQQAVPGSMIGKTSAFSTAAATATIPPGQFLFGQILESGISVPVLFLFVSAASLGTAYFVKQAIKKN; translated from the coding sequence ATGAGCATACGGGGGAATAAAGCAAATTTTGTTATCATAGCGGCGGGGCAGATGATCTCTCTGTTCGGCAGTGCCATCCAGCGGTTTTGTATGTCTCTCTATGTACTGGAGCTAACCGGGAGTCCAGGTATCTTTGCAACGATCCTTTCAATTTCTATGCTTCCATATGTTCTTCTCGCGCCGGTAGCTGGAAATATCACAGATTCCTTCAGCAAAAAGAAGATCATGGTCTGTACAGACATCTTCAGCGGCATTGTTATAAGCTGTTATGCAGTTTTTTTATTTTCAGGACATGACCGGCCAGCTGTCATAGCTGTCACGATGATCCTTTTGTCATCTGCGAGTACTGTGTATTCACCGGCGGTGACAGCCTCCATCCCTCTGTCTGTTTCAGCAAAACAGCTTTACCGGGCCAACGGCATTGTACAGCAGATCGGATCCGCTGCCAATTTTGCAGGACCCGTCATTGCGGGGATGCTGTATGGTTTTCTGGGGATTCGTTGGATCGTCGTTTTAAATGCAATCAGCTTCTTTGCCTCAGCATTGATGGAAGGATTTCTGCATCTGCCGGAAAAAAAGAGCGGTTCCAAAAACAAGATCTCTTTTTTGAACAGTGTGAACGAAATGTATCAAGGGTTTTTGTACTTAAAAAAATGTCAAACGATCGTATTAAGGATTATTTTCTCATACGGTCTGTCCAACCTGTTCATTGTTCCGGTTTTCTCCGTAGCAGCACCGCATTTTGTAAAAAATGTGCTGGGTTTTTCTTCAGAAGTCTATGGATCTGTGGAGGGGATCACAGTGCTTGGGATGATCACGGGGGGAGTACTGATCGGTGTGTTTCCCAAGAGTTTTTCCATGGCTGTGATCCACAGAGTGCTTTACCTGATGCCGGTTTCCTTTCTTTTTATGTGTCTGACTGGATTTGTGTCCCAAAGCCCGCTGATGAATCTATGTGCTTTTGGGGCAGGAGGCTTTGTTGTCATGCTTTCTCTTGGGCTGTCCAATGTGATTTCATTGACTTACATGCAGCAGGCAGTCCCCGGATCTATGATCGGAAAGACCAGTGCATTTTCAACGGCAGCGGCGACAGCCACGATACCTCCCGGACAGTTTTTGTTCGGACAGATATTAGAATCAGGGATTTCGGTTCCTGTGCTGTTTCTTTTTGTATCAGCGGCAAGCCTTGGGACTGCATATTTTGTGAAACAGGCAATAAAAAAGAATTAA
- a CDS encoding ABC transporter ATP-binding protein: MEQQKIQVRDITVAYEQTIVIPKLNLNIPGGKITIVVGGNGCGKSTLIKSVAGILKPKKGEIFINGTEIKKQAPRETAKQMAVLPQSPQVPEGLLVKELVAYGRFPYQKPVGGLTEHDHQVIRWAMEATGILSLKDRRADSLSGGQRQRAWIAMALAQQTGILVLDEPTTYLDMSHQLEILSLLKELNQKNQTTIVMVIHEINHASRFADHIIGMKEGQMVFEGTPADVITEQNLKTLYGIRAKLTLSEDGTYPVCTEYELE; encoded by the coding sequence ATGGAACAACAAAAGATTCAAGTGAGGGATATCACTGTCGCCTATGAGCAGACCATCGTCATACCAAAGCTGAATCTGAATATCCCTGGTGGGAAGATCACCATCGTAGTCGGCGGCAATGGATGCGGAAAGTCTACACTGATCAAATCTGTGGCCGGGATACTGAAGCCCAAAAAGGGCGAGATCTTTATCAATGGTACAGAGATCAAAAAACAGGCTCCCAGGGAGACCGCTAAACAGATGGCAGTTCTGCCCCAAAGCCCGCAGGTACCGGAGGGACTTTTAGTAAAGGAACTGGTGGCATACGGGCGGTTTCCTTACCAGAAACCTGTAGGCGGACTGACAGAACATGACCATCAGGTGATCCGATGGGCGATGGAGGCAACAGGCATCCTATCGCTGAAAGACCGAAGGGCAGATTCTCTTTCAGGCGGACAGAGGCAGAGGGCCTGGATTGCCATGGCGCTCGCGCAGCAGACGGGAATTCTTGTACTGGATGAGCCAACCACTTATCTGGATATGTCTCACCAGCTGGAAATACTCTCTCTATTAAAAGAATTAAACCAAAAGAACCAAACAACCATTGTCATGGTGATCCATGAAATCAATCATGCATCCAGGTTTGCAGATCATATCATTGGAATGAAGGAGGGGCAGATGGTGTTTGAGGGAACACCTGCGGATGTGATAACAGAACAGAATTTAAAGACACTTTATGGTATACGGGCTAAGCTTACACTCAGTGAGGACGGCACATATCCGGTTTGCACGGAGTATGAGCTGGAATGA
- a CDS encoding PTS glucitol/sorbitol transporter subunit IIC, whose translation MNVFVKLAEGFTGIVSAGGENLMGLITGILPNLLILLTCINAIITLVGEDRVMNFSKKLTRFRLLRYTLLPVISLFFLTNPMCYTMGRFVEEDQKPAFIDACFSFAHPITGLFPHGNAGELFVWTGIAAGITKLGYSTMPLAVRYLLAGVIVIFIRGNATEFLTKKIMAKNKGGAAK comes from the coding sequence ATGAATGTATTTGTAAAACTAGCCGAAGGATTTACCGGGATCGTATCCGCAGGAGGAGAAAACCTGATGGGCCTGATCACCGGAATTCTTCCCAATCTTCTGATCCTGCTCACCTGTATCAATGCCATCATCACTCTGGTAGGAGAGGACAGGGTCATGAATTTCTCTAAAAAACTGACCCGGTTCCGCCTGCTCCGTTACACCCTGCTGCCTGTAATCTCCCTTTTCTTTTTGACCAATCCCATGTGCTATACTATGGGACGGTTCGTGGAGGAAGACCAGAAACCTGCCTTTATCGATGCCTGTTTCTCCTTTGCGCACCCGATCACCGGCCTGTTTCCACACGGAAATGCCGGAGAACTGTTTGTCTGGACCGGTATCGCAGCCGGCATTACAAAGCTCGGCTACTCCACTATGCCTTTGGCCGTGCGTTACCTGCTGGCCGGCGTCATCGTTATCTTTATTCGTGGAAATGCCACTGAATTCCTCACGAAAAAGATCATGGCAAAAAATAAAGGAGGTGCAGCAAAATGA
- a CDS encoding transcriptional regulator GutM: MLTYVLGILMVTMAAQAAFGWFQIKRMYQSIEDLKKAYRHTPNLLAIGTAKSGLTFRPGVIVLVVVNESDEIVDYYEMKGRTVFSRFNQKDDYIGCPACSVTALMKRKNEKAAFASALEQIAGKRKTAVCPC; encoded by the coding sequence ATGCTTACTTATGTTCTTGGGATTTTGATGGTCACAATGGCAGCTCAGGCCGCCTTCGGCTGGTTTCAGATCAAACGAATGTACCAGTCCATTGAAGACCTGAAGAAGGCCTACCGCCATACACCGAATCTTCTGGCCATCGGAACTGCCAAATCCGGCCTGACCTTCCGCCCGGGCGTTATCGTGCTGGTCGTGGTCAATGAATCAGATGAGATTGTAGATTACTATGAAATGAAGGGACGGACTGTATTTTCCAGATTCAATCAAAAAGATGACTATATCGGATGTCCTGCCTGCTCTGTCACTGCCCTGATGAAACGCAAAAATGAGAAGGCCGCTTTTGCCTCAGCCTTAGAACAAATTGCCGGTAAACGGAAAACTGCTGTCTGTCCATGTTAA
- a CDS encoding helix-turn-helix domain-containing protein, producing the protein MKINEMIRELRIKKGLTQEQMASLLGVSAPAVNKWEKAVSYPDITLLPALARLLETDLNTLLSFKEEPTKEEITDFLNELAADVSSNGAEHAFHMGMEKVREYPSCDPLILNVAVTLEGILGIYYKEDCTDLKNDIEKLYERAAQSTDAEVRDRARSLLIFKYIDREEYDRAEIFLKELPEESMMDKNQIRTRLYMKQKQWEDAGRVLESRLLKKLNDIQAALMDLMTIAFEENRPKDADEIADISRQVVRLFGLWDYGSYSAQFQLAFARKDTGQCITILKDMFPAILKKWEPGQSPLYRYTGSKSSTDHFGKSILPKILSEFEDPENEEFHFLQDEPEFRQLISAWKEKI; encoded by the coding sequence ATGAAGATCAATGAAATGATTCGGGAACTGCGGATAAAAAAAGGTTTAACCCAGGAACAGATGGCTTCTCTGCTGGGGGTTTCCGCCCCTGCGGTCAACAAGTGGGAAAAAGCAGTGTCCTATCCGGATATCACACTGCTTCCTGCATTGGCGCGGTTACTGGAGACAGACCTGAATACCCTTCTGTCCTTTAAAGAAGAACCAACCAAAGAGGAAATCACAGATTTTCTCAATGAACTGGCAGCGGATGTTTCCAGTAACGGAGCGGAACATGCATTTCATATGGGAATGGAAAAAGTACGGGAGTATCCATCCTGTGATCCGTTGATCTTGAATGTTGCGGTCACACTGGAAGGAATTTTAGGTATTTACTACAAGGAGGACTGTACTGATTTAAAGAATGATATTGAAAAACTGTATGAACGGGCAGCCCAGAGCACTGATGCAGAGGTCAGGGACCGGGCGCGTTCTCTGCTGATCTTTAAGTATATAGACCGGGAGGAATATGACAGAGCAGAAATATTCCTTAAGGAGCTGCCGGAGGAGTCCATGATGGATAAGAACCAGATTCGGACAAGGCTGTATATGAAACAGAAACAGTGGGAGGATGCGGGCCGTGTCCTGGAAAGCAGACTTTTGAAGAAATTAAATGATATCCAAGCTGCGCTGATGGATTTGATGACCATAGCCTTTGAAGAGAACAGGCCCAAAGACGCAGATGAGATCGCTGATATATCAAGGCAGGTGGTGCGTTTGTTTGGGTTGTGGGATTATGGGTCTTACTCAGCACAGTTTCAGCTTGCATTCGCAAGGAAAGATACCGGTCAGTGTATCACCATACTGAAAGATATGTTTCCGGCGATTCTTAAAAAATGGGAGCCGGGCCAATCACCGCTGTACAGATACACAGGCAGTAAGTCCAGCACGGACCATTTTGGAAAGTCTATACTTCCAAAGATCTTAAGCGAATTTGAAGACCCTGAAAATGAGGAGTTTCATTTTCTACAGGATGAGCCGGAATTCAGGCAGCTTATCAGCGCATGGAAAGAAAAAATATAA
- a CDS encoding helix-turn-helix transcriptional regulator gives MTITSSKAFREEVLYQLSFQPSSQGHCTLYQNVSAPESGYFLFYSRPGYYELGIADYTIPKDFQIQFDNPESLLRFGTVYKGSTKFQLKNQQVSSFTPSSFFVAEKNLKGKQAWHQGQHFHGTEITVHKAFLDEIVSVTFPDSLSLSDFKQNHTYRYLPHTVISVIHQLNSLSVSGRLSPLFLESKILECLALLTEEVKKPKDNMFQHQLDFGLIQIGKNRSFRLTVSDIQAIQKAHDILTEQAVHPPTIEELSKKVFLNQQKLKAGFAKHYHMTIGEYTSSLRMAMAAGLLSATDLSVSQIAKRTGYRYSGNFSKKFKSYYGVSPLKYRRSQ, from the coding sequence ATGACCATAACCTCCAGTAAAGCTTTCCGGGAGGAAGTGCTGTACCAGCTTTCATTTCAGCCGTCCTCCCAGGGACACTGTACTTTATATCAAAATGTATCTGCACCGGAAAGCGGGTATTTTTTATTTTATTCCCGTCCTGGTTATTATGAGCTTGGAATCGCAGATTATACGATACCTAAGGATTTTCAGATCCAGTTTGACAATCCGGAATCTCTTTTGAGGTTTGGAACCGTATATAAGGGAAGTACAAAGTTCCAGCTGAAAAATCAGCAGGTATCATCCTTTACTCCTTCTTCTTTTTTTGTGGCAGAAAAAAATCTGAAAGGAAAACAGGCCTGGCATCAGGGGCAGCATTTTCACGGGACAGAGATAACCGTCCACAAAGCCTTTTTGGACGAGATTGTTTCCGTGACTTTCCCTGATTCCCTTTCCCTGAGTGACTTTAAACAAAATCATACTTACCGCTATCTGCCCCATACTGTCATTTCCGTTATCCACCAGCTCAACAGCCTGTCTGTCTCCGGCCGTCTGTCTCCTCTTTTTCTGGAGAGCAAGATCCTGGAATGTCTTGCACTTCTGACAGAGGAAGTCAAAAAGCCTAAGGATAATATGTTTCAGCACCAGCTTGATTTTGGGTTGATACAAATTGGAAAAAACCGCAGCTTCAGGCTTACGGTCTCAGATATACAGGCCATTCAGAAGGCCCACGATATTTTGACGGAGCAGGCAGTTCATCCTCCTACCATTGAAGAACTGAGCAAGAAGGTGTTTTTAAACCAGCAAAAGCTGAAGGCTGGTTTTGCGAAGCATTATCATATGACCATCGGGGAATATACAAGCAGCCTGAGAATGGCAATGGCGGCCGGCCTTCTCTCTGCCACAGATCTTTCTGTCAGTCAGATCGCAAAAAGAACAGGCTACCGGTACAGCGGAAACTTTTCTAAGAAGTTTAAAAGTTATTATGGTGTAAGCCCTCTGAAATACCGCCGGTCCCAATAA